A single Pyramidobacter piscolens W5455 DNA region contains:
- a CDS encoding DMT family transporter has translation MRSRSVIYLALAAGVFMLSASGVFAKVARAPAGVIAFYRLFFATLALLPWLLSHKNDRRELRSLSPIQYAEGALAGFFLAVHYVMWFESLRYTSVASSTVLAALQPLFSVIWGRLFLGERLGARALTGGAIAIVGSAVVGWSDFSVSSQSLWGDLLALVSGGVISLYFFCGQILRRRMGAVPYSVLSYGSSSAVLALYALFMGHPFTGYAPGTWGAFLGLALISTIGGQMVFNVLLKWITATTVTMGILGEPVGTCFLAWLFLGETLSARQAAGIAVILAGLALFFAAQRQSQAERA, from the coding sequence GTGAGATCTCGTTCCGTCATTTATCTGGCGCTGGCAGCCGGCGTGTTCATGTTGTCCGCGTCGGGCGTTTTCGCCAAGGTCGCCCGCGCGCCGGCGGGTGTCATCGCCTTCTACCGGCTCTTTTTCGCCACGCTGGCGCTGCTGCCGTGGCTGTTGAGCCACAAAAACGACCGGCGCGAGCTGCGCTCGCTCTCTCCGATTCAATATGCGGAAGGCGCGCTGGCCGGTTTTTTCCTCGCCGTTCATTACGTGATGTGGTTCGAGTCGCTGCGCTACACGTCGGTCGCCAGCTCCACCGTGCTGGCGGCGCTGCAGCCGCTGTTTTCGGTGATCTGGGGGCGGCTGTTCCTCGGCGAAAGGCTGGGCGCCCGCGCGCTGACCGGCGGCGCGATCGCCATCGTCGGCTCGGCGGTCGTGGGCTGGAGCGATTTCAGCGTCAGCAGCCAGTCGCTGTGGGGCGACCTGCTGGCGCTCGTTTCCGGCGGCGTCATCAGTCTGTACTTCTTCTGCGGGCAGATCCTGCGCCGCCGCATGGGCGCTGTGCCCTATTCGGTGCTCAGCTACGGCAGCAGTTCGGCCGTGCTGGCGCTTTACGCGCTCTTCATGGGGCATCCGTTCACCGGCTACGCGCCCGGTACGTGGGGCGCGTTCCTCGGTCTGGCGCTGATTTCGACGATCGGCGGGCAGATGGTGTTCAACGTGCTGCTCAAGTGGATCACGGCCACCACCGTCACCATGGGGATCCTCGGCGAACCGGTGGGCACCTGCTTCCTCGCCTGGCTGTTCCTCGGCGAAACGCTCTCGGCGCGGCAGGCCGCAGGCATCGCCGTCATCCTCGCCGGGCTGGCGCTGTTCTTCGCCGCGCAGAGACAATCGCAGGCGGAGCGCGCGTGA
- a CDS encoding dipeptidase encodes MDITPELKERAQALHRDCFVADAHYDLLNLLAAKRLEGGRTDVFRTDYLEKIRAGGVDLLISSIFIDDRHVPEMALRRALDQIACMYEELAQCPDLVLCRSVAEIRAARAAGKIALLLSFEGAEPLGNDLNLLRAFYELGVRGIGIVWSRRNYAADGCFFQPRREGRKGGLTDFGARLADEAERLGMYLDVSHLNDEGFWDLCALTKRPFIASHSNCRALTPVTRNLTDEQIAALAQRGGVMGMNACSDFVRLDAGGAGRADPDELAAHGAHVKQVAGAEHLCFGFDFCDEFRVGNNREPKDAVPFYDESWRLTAALLARGFSENEVRGALGENLLKFLERTIG; translated from the coding sequence ATGGACATCACCCCGGAATTGAAGGAGCGGGCGCAGGCGCTGCACCGCGATTGTTTTGTGGCCGACGCGCACTACGACCTGCTCAACCTGCTCGCCGCCAAGCGCCTCGAGGGCGGCAGGACGGACGTTTTCAGGACGGATTATCTGGAAAAGATCCGCGCCGGCGGCGTCGACCTGCTGATCTCGTCGATCTTCATCGACGACCGGCACGTGCCGGAGATGGCGCTGCGACGCGCGCTCGACCAGATCGCCTGCATGTACGAGGAGCTGGCGCAGTGCCCCGACCTGGTCCTGTGCCGCAGCGTCGCGGAGATCCGCGCCGCCCGCGCGGCGGGAAAGATCGCCCTGCTCCTGTCGTTCGAAGGAGCCGAGCCGCTGGGCAACGACCTCAATCTGCTGCGCGCCTTTTACGAGCTGGGCGTGCGCGGCATCGGCATCGTCTGGAGCCGCCGCAACTACGCCGCCGACGGCTGCTTCTTCCAGCCGCGGCGCGAGGGGCGCAAGGGCGGCCTGACGGACTTCGGCGCGCGGCTGGCCGACGAGGCGGAACGGCTGGGCATGTATCTGGACGTTTCGCACCTCAACGACGAGGGGTTCTGGGATCTCTGCGCGCTCACCAAACGCCCGTTCATCGCCTCGCACTCCAACTGCCGCGCCCTGACGCCGGTGACGCGCAACCTGACCGACGAGCAGATCGCCGCGCTCGCGCAGCGCGGCGGCGTCATGGGCATGAACGCCTGCAGCGACTTCGTGCGGCTCGACGCGGGCGGCGCGGGGCGCGCGGATCCCGACGAACTGGCGGCGCACGGCGCGCACGTCAAGCAGGTCGCCGGCGCGGAACACCTGTGTTTCGGCTTCGACTTCTGCGACGAGTTCCGCGTCGGCAACAACCGCGAACCGAAGGACGCGGTGCCGTTCTACGACGAGAGCTGGCGGCTGACGGCCGCTCTTTTGGCCCGCGGATTCAGCGAGAACGAGGTTCGCGGCGCGCTCGGCGAGAACCTGCTGAAATTCCTGGAACGCACGATCGGCTAA
- a CDS encoding M20/M25/M40 family metallo-hydrolase has protein sequence MRALEKKIYDYLEAHREDIVADLAALARAESPTGDKAAADACVRLLASLYKDRLGAATQFVPQTEVGDHIVTEIGSGDRTLLIVGHYDTVHPLGTVPVHREGDVLYGPGVVDMKGGDISVIWALKALQELGVKLDKKVLIVNNSDEETGSFHSRPLLLEKAKEAYACIVAEPAVAKSGLIKVSRKGGGQILIKCWGKAAHSGNDPRGGVNANIELAHQILFAESRSDYGPGGSTFSANVIRGGTADNVVCDYAEAVVDWRMCVPEEVERGRAVFAGHGAVLPGARVEFEIKLSHPPLAECEANRKLFALLQQVGADLDMELEASPMVGGCSDGNDISAAGVPTIDGMGVVGDFMHNPQEQVYLDQLVPRVAMMASFISRV, from the coding sequence ATGAGAGCTCTGGAAAAGAAAATTTACGATTATCTCGAAGCGCACAGGGAAGACATCGTCGCCGACCTCGCCGCGCTCGCCCGCGCCGAATCGCCGACCGGGGACAAGGCGGCCGCCGACGCGTGCGTGCGGCTGCTTGCCTCGCTCTACAAAGACCGCCTCGGCGCCGCGACGCAGTTCGTGCCGCAGACGGAAGTGGGCGACCACATCGTCACCGAGATCGGCTCGGGCGACCGCACGCTGCTGATCGTCGGCCACTACGACACGGTCCACCCTTTGGGAACGGTGCCGGTGCACCGCGAAGGCGACGTCCTCTACGGCCCCGGGGTGGTCGACATGAAGGGCGGCGACATCTCCGTGATCTGGGCGCTAAAAGCGCTTCAGGAGCTGGGCGTGAAGCTGGACAAGAAAGTTCTGATCGTCAACAACTCCGACGAGGAAACGGGATCGTTCCATTCCCGTCCGCTGCTGCTGGAAAAGGCGAAAGAGGCTTACGCCTGCATCGTCGCCGAGCCGGCCGTGGCGAAAAGCGGCCTGATCAAGGTCAGCCGCAAGGGCGGCGGCCAGATCCTCATCAAATGCTGGGGCAAGGCGGCCCACTCCGGCAACGATCCGCGGGGCGGCGTCAACGCCAATATCGAGCTGGCGCATCAGATCCTCTTCGCCGAGAGCCGGTCGGATTACGGCCCCGGCGGCAGCACGTTCAGCGCCAACGTGATCCGCGGCGGAACAGCGGACAACGTGGTCTGCGATTACGCCGAAGCGGTCGTGGACTGGCGCATGTGCGTGCCCGAGGAAGTCGAACGCGGCCGCGCCGTTTTCGCCGGGCACGGGGCCGTGCTGCCCGGCGCGCGCGTGGAGTTCGAGATCAAACTGTCTCACCCGCCGCTGGCCGAGTGCGAGGCCAACCGAAAGCTCTTCGCGCTGCTTCAGCAGGTCGGCGCCGACCTTGACATGGAACTCGAGGCGTCGCCCATGGTGGGCGGCTGCTCAGACGGCAACGACATTTCCGCCGCCGGCGTGCCCACCATCGACGGCATGGGCGTGGTCGGCGACTTCATGCACAACCCGCAGGAGCAGGTCTATCTCGACCAGCTCGTGCCCCGCGTGGCCATGATGGCGTCGTTCATCAGCCGCGTATGA
- a CDS encoding S9 family peptidase gives MRPVQHDDLLKFKFLSRPAFSPDGGKIAYVVSSANFDKNNYDSALWLYDLAADSGRQLTFTNSEKFFAWSRDGRELIFASGRGDVPKDSTRFYALPLDGGEARELFTIDRPASAIADLGGGRWLVTATFEPVYDNPEGADYYVIEQLPFTANGKGFVCQRRTGLAVYDAASGGFTRVTPKHMEVARCHLSDDGRKALLVAVEYTDVKPTTNHVYELDLGTGELSCLSEGLTFGFKDAGWYKDGALVTGSDQKTVGVNQNIQFFFLKGKKLDAVTPDLDSSLRNAVGSDCRYNTADQEGGFAVEGGRVIYCATEGFRSRLYALEADGSISAFTNGTDTVDNWDWKNGAAVMTGFKGLQLQELYLLENGRERQLTRHNEDVTKELQLSAPEHVSYENEGWTLDGWYMKPVGYEEGRKYPTILHIHGGPKSAFGGVYFHEMQCWAARGYAVIYCNPRGGDGRPGGFDDIRGFYGVKDYSDIMAFTKWCVANLPFVDEKNVGVTGGSYGGYMTNWIVTQTDFFKAAAAQRPISNWVSKFGSCDIGYYYVEDQHGGRPWDACEQAWQESPLKHVANVKTPLLLIQSQEDFRCERDQSFQMFTALKVLGVECRMCLFNGENHELSRSGRPKNRLARLREIAAWFDGHLKG, from the coding sequence ATGAGACCGGTACAACACGACGACCTGTTAAAGTTCAAGTTCCTCTCGCGCCCTGCGTTTTCGCCTGACGGCGGCAAGATCGCCTACGTGGTCAGCTCGGCGAACTTCGACAAGAACAATTACGACAGCGCCCTGTGGCTTTACGACCTCGCCGCGGACAGCGGACGGCAGCTGACGTTCACGAACTCCGAGAAGTTCTTCGCCTGGAGCCGCGACGGGCGCGAGCTGATCTTCGCTTCCGGGCGCGGCGACGTGCCCAAGGACAGCACGCGCTTTTACGCGCTGCCGCTTGACGGCGGCGAGGCGCGCGAACTGTTCACGATCGACCGTCCGGCCAGCGCCATCGCCGACCTCGGCGGCGGCCGCTGGCTGGTGACGGCGACGTTCGAGCCCGTCTACGACAATCCCGAAGGCGCCGACTACTACGTGATCGAGCAGCTCCCTTTCACCGCCAACGGCAAGGGCTTCGTCTGCCAGCGCCGCACGGGGCTGGCCGTGTACGACGCCGCCAGCGGCGGCTTCACGCGCGTCACGCCCAAGCATATGGAAGTGGCGCGCTGCCATCTCAGCGACGACGGGCGCAAAGCCCTGCTCGTCGCCGTCGAGTATACGGACGTGAAGCCGACGACCAACCACGTCTACGAGCTCGACCTGGGCACGGGCGAACTGTCCTGCCTCAGCGAAGGGCTGACGTTCGGCTTCAAGGACGCCGGCTGGTACAAGGACGGTGCGCTGGTCACGGGCAGCGACCAAAAAACTGTCGGCGTGAATCAGAACATCCAGTTCTTCTTCCTTAAGGGCAAAAAGCTCGACGCCGTCACGCCCGATCTCGACAGCAGCCTGCGCAACGCCGTGGGCAGCGACTGCCGCTACAACACGGCCGATCAGGAGGGCGGCTTCGCCGTCGAGGGCGGGCGCGTGATCTACTGCGCCACCGAGGGCTTCCGGAGCCGACTCTACGCGCTCGAAGCCGACGGTTCCATCTCCGCTTTCACCAACGGGACCGACACGGTGGACAACTGGGACTGGAAAAACGGCGCGGCGGTCATGACGGGCTTCAAGGGCCTGCAGCTGCAGGAGCTCTATCTGCTCGAAAACGGCCGCGAGCGTCAGCTGACACGCCACAACGAAGACGTTACGAAGGAGCTCCAGCTTTCCGCGCCCGAACACGTGAGCTACGAAAACGAGGGCTGGACGCTCGACGGCTGGTACATGAAGCCCGTGGGCTATGAGGAAGGCAGGAAGTATCCGACGATCCTGCACATCCACGGCGGCCCCAAGAGCGCCTTCGGCGGCGTCTATTTCCACGAGATGCAGTGCTGGGCCGCGCGCGGCTACGCCGTGATCTACTGCAACCCGCGCGGCGGCGACGGACGGCCCGGCGGTTTCGACGACATCCGCGGCTTTTACGGCGTCAAGGATTACAGCGACATCATGGCGTTCACGAAATGGTGCGTCGCCAACCTGCCCTTCGTCGACGAGAAGAACGTCGGCGTCACGGGCGGCTCCTACGGCGGCTACATGACCAACTGGATCGTCACGCAGACGGACTTTTTCAAAGCGGCCGCGGCGCAGCGACCGATCAGCAACTGGGTGTCGAAATTCGGCAGCTGCGACATCGGCTACTATTATGTGGAAGACCAGCACGGCGGCCGCCCGTGGGACGCGTGCGAACAGGCCTGGCAGGAATCGCCGCTCAAGCACGTCGCCAACGTCAAGACGCCGCTGCTGCTGATCCAGTCGCAGGAGGACTTTCGCTGCGAGCGCGACCAGTCGTTCCAGATGTTTACCGCGCTCAAGGTGCTGGGCGTGGAATGCCGCATGTGCCTGTTCAACGGCGAGAATCACGAGCTGAGCCGCTCCGGCCGCCCCAAAAACCGCCTCGCCCGCCTGCGCGAGATCGCCGCGTGGTTCGACGGCCATCTGAAAGGCTAG
- a CDS encoding GNAT family N-acetyltransferase, which translates to MKYFRKTTLRNGSLCVLRSAAAEDATALLEQRRCAAVETDFMLRYADEIAVDAEAQRRSIEASEASPTELLLIAEVDGVLTASAGFAPPVPCEKCRHRASAGLCVLRAYWGWGIGSLLMESLLECARAAQFEQLELDVVTGNERAVAMYQRFGFVTYGVREKAFRLRGGGYQSLYLMALEL; encoded by the coding sequence ATGAAATATTTTCGTAAAACAACGCTGAGAAACGGAAGCCTCTGCGTTCTGCGCAGCGCGGCCGCCGAAGATGCCACCGCGTTGCTGGAGCAACGCCGGTGCGCCGCGGTGGAAACAGACTTCATGTTGCGTTACGCCGATGAGATCGCCGTCGACGCCGAAGCGCAGCGGCGTTCTATCGAGGCGTCGGAGGCCAGTCCCACGGAATTGCTGCTGATAGCCGAAGTCGACGGCGTGCTGACCGCCAGCGCCGGTTTCGCGCCGCCCGTTCCCTGCGAAAAATGCCGTCATCGCGCCAGCGCGGGATTGTGCGTGCTTCGCGCCTACTGGGGGTGGGGAATCGGCTCCCTGCTCATGGAATCACTGCTCGAGTGTGCCCGCGCGGCCCAGTTCGAACAACTGGAACTGGACGTAGTAACGGGTAACGAGCGGGCCGTCGCGATGTACCAGCGCTTCGGCTTCGTTACGTATGGCGTGCGCGAGAAAGCTTTCCGTTTGCGTGGCGGCGGGTACCAGTCTCTGTATCTGATGGCTCTCGAGCTTTAA